In a genomic window of Pseudomonas oryzihabitans:
- a CDS encoding cupin domain-containing protein yields MPLLHYCQPSSDRQLPRALYALHDDPLAAGRELHLHDARLGYVMGSAVSHSADCQLDDYPWVEVSIIEAGELQLEWTGGALQLKAGDAFVLPRGVQCRWRHQGELRRLFMAFPGRASDGPMPSAPLLLDPEAPREPSPPPAASVLLSPEPSATGCDLFESGGGALRVGMWECTGYARKAVSNPHCELMLLYAGAVTLAVAGEAPCHVRAGEAVLVPAETPMAWDSRETVRKLYCILR; encoded by the coding sequence ATGCCCCTGCTGCACTACTGCCAGCCGTCCAGTGACCGCCAACTACCCCGGGCCCTCTATGCCCTGCATGATGATCCCTTGGCCGCCGGGCGCGAGTTGCATCTGCACGATGCAAGGCTGGGCTATGTCATGGGCAGTGCCGTCAGCCATTCTGCCGACTGCCAGCTGGACGACTATCCTTGGGTGGAAGTGAGCATCATCGAAGCCGGCGAATTGCAGCTCGAATGGACCGGTGGTGCCTTGCAGCTCAAGGCCGGCGATGCCTTCGTCCTGCCGCGCGGGGTGCAGTGCCGCTGGCGGCACCAAGGCGAGCTGCGTCGCCTGTTCATGGCTTTTCCCGGTCGCGCCAGCGACGGCCCCATGCCCTCGGCACCGCTGCTGCTCGATCCTGAGGCCCCGCGTGAGCCTTCACCGCCGCCGGCGGCCAGCGTGCTGCTGAGCCCCGAGCCCAGCGCCACGGGTTGCGATCTGTTCGAAAGCGGCGGCGGTGCCCTGCGGGTGGGGATGTGGGAATGCACAGGTTACGCGCGCAAGGCCGTGAGCAATCCCCACTGCGAATTGATGCTGCTCTATGCGGGGGCGGTGACTCTGGCGGTCGCGGGTGAAGCGCCCTGTCACGTCAGGGCGGGCGAGGCGGTGCTGGTGCCGGCGGAAACCCCGATGGCCTGGGACAGCCGCGAGACGGTGCGCAAGCTCTACTGCATTCTGCGCTGA
- a CDS encoding Lrp/AsnC family transcriptional regulator, whose translation MDAATKLDRIDINILVQLQKDGRMTNVSLAEAVGLSPSPCLQRVKRLEAAGYISGYEAHVNLAKIANSVTVFTEVTLSDHKRADFVKFESFIRGVDEILECHLISGGYDYLLRFMCSSIGHYQELMESILDRNVGIEKYFSYIVIKSPVVKNALPLRSLIKAG comes from the coding sequence ATGGACGCCGCAACGAAACTGGACCGCATCGATATCAATATCCTGGTGCAATTGCAGAAGGACGGCCGGATGACCAACGTCAGCCTCGCCGAAGCCGTGGGCCTCTCCCCCAGCCCCTGCCTGCAGCGGGTCAAGCGCCTGGAGGCGGCCGGCTACATCAGCGGCTACGAGGCCCACGTCAACCTCGCCAAGATCGCCAACTCGGTAACGGTGTTCACCGAAGTCACCCTCTCCGACCACAAGCGCGCCGACTTCGTGAAATTCGAATCCTTCATCCGGGGCGTCGACGAGATCCTCGAGTGTCACCTGATCAGCGGCGGCTACGACTACCTGCTGCGCTTCATGTGCAGCAGCATCGGCCACTACCAGGAACTGATGGAATCCATCCTCGACCGTAACGTGGGCATCGAGAAGTACTTCAGCTACATCGTCATCAAGTCACCGGTGGTCAAGAACGCCCTGCCGCTGCGTAGTCTGATCAAGGCGGGTTGA
- a CDS encoding haloacid dehalogenase, whose protein sequence is MRITRYQAIGFSCYGTLIDREGGILEALRPIVAQAGLSTHPDWLLGSYHRLARELREAAPAASQASLHLRIHQRLAQELQQDADLDASVAFGNATTCWPVFEDAPGALQYLSKFYRLVLLASPDDSEAAAVTARLPDVFAAVVPNRGGDLRLALDTTLEELGLAREDLLPVRGSEPDDPWNPLVDFPLCTLRRDRSRPWNLSRQALDGTRCEYASLADLVHAHQTALRA, encoded by the coding sequence ATGAGAATAACGCGCTACCAAGCCATTGGCTTTTCCTGCTACGGCACCCTTATCGATCGTGAAGGGGGCATCCTGGAAGCCCTGCGCCCCATAGTGGCGCAGGCTGGCCTCAGCACCCATCCCGACTGGCTGCTCGGCAGCTATCACCGCCTGGCCCGCGAGTTGCGCGAGGCGGCTCCCGCCGCCAGCCAGGCCAGCCTGCACCTGCGCATCCACCAGCGCCTGGCGCAGGAGTTGCAGCAGGACGCTGACCTGGATGCCAGCGTGGCCTTTGGAAACGCCACGACGTGCTGGCCGGTGTTCGAGGATGCGCCGGGCGCGCTGCAGTACCTGAGCAAGTTCTATCGGTTGGTGTTGCTGGCCTCGCCCGATGACAGCGAAGCCGCAGCGGTCACGGCGCGGTTGCCAGACGTCTTCGCCGCCGTGGTACCCAATCGGGGTGGTGATCTGCGCCTGGCGCTGGATACCACCCTCGAAGAGCTGGGCTTGGCGCGCGAGGATCTGTTGCCGGTACGCGGCAGCGAACCGGACGACCCCTGGAACCCCCTGGTGGATTTTCCACTGTGTACCTTGCGCCGTGATCGCTCGCGGCCCTGGAACCTTTCGCGGCAGGCCCTGGATGGCACGCGATGCGAGTACGCGAGTCTCGCCGATCTGGTGCATGCGCATCAGACCGCCCTGCGTGCCTAG
- the gabT gene encoding 4-aminobutyrate--2-oxoglutarate transaminase, whose translation MNSAAKATDRLLGHREQSVPRGIVTAHPVVVARAQGSEIWDVDGRRYLDFVGGIGVLNVGHNHPRVVEAVRRQVGEISHASFQVMAYEPYLELASRLNTLIGNGEAYKTLLLTSGAEAVENAIKIARAHTKRPGVIAFRGGFHGRTLLGVTLTGFAQPYKQNFGPFPADIHHAPYPDAFRGLDTQQALAGLREVFATQIAPDQVAAILIEPVQGDGGFRPAPVEFLQALRALCDQHGIVLIADEIQTGFGRTGSLFAFQQTGIQPDLVTVAKSLAGGLPLSGVVGRAAIMDAPQPGGLGGTYGGNALACAAALAVLDIFEEEELVARGVALGEQLRSGLLDLQNRHPRIGEVRGRGFMLAVELVGADGHSPDATLAQQVIDGARQAGLLVIKCGVERNVIRFLAPLTTTETQLAEALQMFGQALAQAGA comes from the coding sequence ATGAATTCCGCTGCCAAAGCCACCGATCGCCTCTTGGGTCATCGCGAACAGAGCGTGCCCCGCGGTATCGTCACCGCCCATCCTGTCGTGGTGGCTCGCGCCCAGGGCAGCGAAATCTGGGACGTGGACGGTCGCCGCTACCTCGACTTCGTCGGCGGCATCGGCGTGCTCAACGTCGGCCACAACCATCCACGGGTGGTGGAGGCCGTGCGCCGCCAGGTCGGAGAAATCTCCCACGCCAGTTTCCAGGTGATGGCCTACGAGCCCTACCTGGAACTGGCCAGCCGCCTCAACACCCTGATCGGCAACGGCGAAGCCTACAAGACGCTGCTGCTCACCTCGGGTGCCGAAGCGGTGGAGAACGCCATCAAGATCGCCCGCGCCCATACCAAGCGGCCGGGCGTGATCGCCTTCCGCGGCGGCTTCCACGGCCGCACCCTGCTGGGCGTCACCCTGACCGGCTTCGCCCAGCCCTACAAGCAGAACTTCGGCCCCTTCCCCGCCGACATCCATCATGCGCCCTACCCCGATGCCTTCCGCGGCCTGGATACCCAACAGGCGCTGGCCGGCCTGCGCGAAGTGTTCGCCACCCAGATCGCCCCCGATCAGGTCGCCGCCATCCTGATCGAGCCGGTGCAGGGCGACGGCGGCTTCCGCCCGGCGCCGGTGGAATTCCTCCAGGCGCTGCGCGCCCTGTGCGACCAGCACGGCATCGTGCTCATCGCCGACGAGATCCAGACCGGCTTCGGCCGTACCGGCAGCCTCTTCGCCTTCCAGCAGACCGGTATCCAGCCCGACCTGGTGACGGTGGCCAAGAGCCTGGCGGGCGGTCTACCGCTCTCCGGCGTGGTCGGCCGCGCGGCCATCATGGACGCGCCCCAACCCGGTGGCCTCGGCGGCACCTACGGCGGCAACGCCCTGGCCTGCGCCGCAGCCCTGGCGGTGCTGGACATCTTCGAGGAAGAAGAGCTGGTCGCCCGCGGCGTAGCTCTCGGCGAGCAACTGCGCAGCGGTCTGCTCGACTTACAGAACCGCCATCCGCGCATCGGCGAGGTCCGCGGTCGCGGCTTCATGTTGGCGGTGGAGCTGGTCGGCGCGGACGGTCACAGCCCCGATGCCACCCTCGCCCAGCAGGTGATCGACGGCGCCCGCCAGGCCGGGCTACTGGTGATCAAATGCGGGGTGGAGCGTAACGTCATTCGCTTCCTGGCTCCGCTCACCACCACCGAGACACAACTGGCCGAAGCCTTGCAGATGTTCGGCCAGGCCCTCGCCCAGGCCGGCGCCTGA